One region of Nitrosopumilaceae archaeon genomic DNA includes:
- a CDS encoding methyltransferase domain-containing protein, with product MKANLVNYIVCPKCYKGFTLKSEKYEKNEIVSGLLVCNNRHKFRIIRGIPRLVIDETTGFVKTEAAFSSKWKKYNKFYHQKNWFLHQQNWFLDRFGWKNLANFNKFLKTRSKILDAGTGIGNSAKLFSSNPKSHVFAIDASESIDFAYKRYGTTTNIHFLQADIRRLPFRKRFFNFICSDQVLHHTKNTETSFKNLTKYLEKNGMISIYVYNKKAPMREFADNFIREHTTIMSEKECIEFSKDMTYLGKILSQLKKRIKIPRDIPVLKIKSGTYDVQRFIYWYFLKCFWAKDGNFERSVGVNFDWYFPKFAFRHTPDQVRKWYADTKTKIVHFKEIESGISVTGKKL from the coding sequence TTGAAAGCTAATCTAGTAAACTATATTGTTTGCCCCAAATGCTACAAAGGCTTTACACTCAAATCTGAAAAATATGAAAAAAATGAGATTGTTAGCGGTTTGTTAGTATGTAATAACAGGCATAAATTTAGAATTATCAGAGGTATTCCAAGACTAGTTATTGATGAAACAACAGGTTTTGTTAAGACCGAAGCGGCATTTTCTTCTAAATGGAAAAAATATAATAAATTTTACCATCAAAAAAACTGGTTCCTTCACCAACAAAATTGGTTTTTAGATAGATTTGGCTGGAAAAATCTTGCCAATTTTAACAAATTTCTAAAAACTAGAAGCAAAATCTTGGATGCAGGAACAGGAATAGGAAACAGCGCAAAATTGTTTTCCTCAAATCCAAAATCTCATGTTTTTGCTATAGATGCAAGTGAAAGCATAGACTTTGCATACAAAAGATATGGCACAACCACAAACATTCATTTTCTTCAAGCAGATATACGAAGACTGCCATTTAGAAAAAGATTTTTTAATTTTATTTGTTCTGATCAAGTTTTGCATCACACAAAAAACACAGAAACATCATTTAAGAATCTCACAAAATATTTGGAAAAAAATGGCATGATATCGATTTATGTCTATAACAAAAAAGCTCCAATGCGAGAATTTGCTGACAATTTTATTCGTGAACACACAACCATAATGTCAGAAAAAGAATGTATTGAATTTTCAAAAGACATGACTTATTTAGGTAAGATCTTGTCTCAACTAAAAAAGAGAATAAAAATTCCTAGAGACATTCCAGTTTTGAAAATTAAATCTGGAACTTATGATGTACAGAGATTCATTTATTGGTATTTTCTCAAATGCTTTTGGGCAAAAGACGGAAACTTTGAAAGAAGTGTAGGTGTAAACTTTGATTGGTATTTTCCAAAATTTGCTTTTAGACATACACCTGATCAAGTTAGAAAATGGTATGCAGATACAAAAACCAAAATAGTTCATTTTAAGGAAATAGAAAGTGGAATTAGCGTAACTGGAAAAAAATTATGA
- a CDS encoding NAD-dependent epimerase/dehydratase family protein, whose translation MNFIVTGGAGFIGSHIVEHLVEQNHSVTVIDNFHTGKLENLARFRNKIEILDIDILDYEKLRNAVKNTDGVFHEAALTLVQESFTKQKEYHDVNVTGTENIFKLAKEFGFKVVYASSSSVYGDTKKIPIKEDVERKPLNPYGNTKLEDEYLAEKYSKLGVFIIGLRYFNVYGPRQNIAYAGVITKFLENIANGKAPIINGDGLQVRDFVHVGDVAKANLMAMESKVNFAFANIGTGTVLSINDLADIIIKASGLAIKPVHNPPLEGDVKDSQADVSLTKKLLGWKAEIKLKDWLNETVQKIMKN comes from the coding sequence ATGAATTTTATAGTAACTGGCGGGGCAGGATTCATTGGAAGTCACATAGTAGAGCATCTCGTGGAACAGAATCATTCTGTAACGGTAATTGATAATTTCCATACTGGTAAGCTAGAAAACTTGGCAAGATTCAGAAATAAAATAGAAATTTTAGATATAGATATTTTAGATTATGAGAAATTGAGAAATGCTGTTAAAAATACTGATGGTGTATTCCATGAAGCTGCACTCACTTTGGTACAAGAATCGTTTACAAAACAAAAAGAGTATCATGATGTTAATGTTACAGGTACAGAAAATATCTTCAAGCTTGCAAAAGAATTTGGTTTCAAGGTTGTCTATGCAAGCAGTTCAAGTGTATATGGTGATACAAAAAAAATTCCAATCAAAGAAGATGTTGAAAGAAAACCACTTAATCCATATGGGAATACAAAATTAGAAGATGAGTATCTTGCAGAAAAATATTCAAAATTAGGAGTGTTTATCATAGGATTAAGATACTTTAACGTGTATGGACCAAGACAAAATATTGCTTATGCAGGTGTAATTACAAAATTTTTAGAAAATATTGCAAATGGCAAAGCTCCAATAATTAATGGCGATGGTTTGCAAGTAAGAGATTTTGTTCATGTAGGAGATGTTGCAAAAGCAAATCTAATGGCCATGGAAAGCAAAGTGAATTTTGCTTTTGCTAACATAGGAACAGGTACAGTACTATCAATTAATGATCTAGCGGATATCATCATAAAAGCGTCAGGTCTTGCCATAAAACCAGTTCATAACCCACCTCTTGAGGGGGATGTTAAAGATAGTCAAGCAGATGTTAGTTTAACAAAAAAATTACTTGGTTGGAAAGCTGAAATTAAACTTAAAGACTGGTTAAATGAGACAGTCCAGAAAATCATGAAAAATTAA
- a CDS encoding nucleotide sugar dehydrogenase, with the protein MSQGISKNIISLTVDEIRNYLKSGQVRVSVIGIGRIGLPTALSFAHSGLPTIGVDINAKLVQMINSGNYPLKDEPEFDKIFEDVIKSKTFSATADISEAIPKSNLIILSLPTPMDKNNVPDYSALILVVKILSKLLKPGSLIVVESTIEPGFVENELISIIENNDQKLRVGKDFSIATCPETANPGVIMHDFKKLPRLVGGIDARTTDLVSEIYKHVFNVEMIKMPDCKTANAAKLTANVFRDINIAFVNELAILFENLGIDIIKVLEACDKKYNFETHYPGAGVGGPCLPVNSYQILNSARGMENNGMLRIIRAARETNESMPYHVVELLADALNEAGKSVKGSTIAVLGLSYKPNVGDVQLSPVEAIIKRLDQLDAKIKIYDPYFKSTEVFSHKTEDDLVSAIIDADAVIIATAHKEFHSIEPTLFTAKMKTPVLVDARGLIDIHAAKKAGLIFRGIGRGGV; encoded by the coding sequence TTGAGTCAAGGAATTTCTAAAAATATAATTTCATTGACTGTTGATGAAATCAGAAATTATCTAAAATCTGGCCAAGTACGAGTCTCTGTAATAGGCATAGGAAGAATTGGTCTTCCAACAGCCCTATCGTTTGCACATTCTGGTTTGCCTACCATTGGAGTTGACATTAATGCCAAATTGGTTCAAATGATAAATTCTGGTAATTATCCATTAAAAGATGAACCTGAATTTGATAAAATATTTGAAGATGTAATTAAAAGTAAAACATTCTCTGCAACAGCAGATATTAGCGAAGCAATTCCAAAATCTAATCTTATAATTCTGTCATTGCCTACTCCAATGGATAAAAATAACGTACCTGATTACTCTGCATTGATTTTGGTTGTAAAAATCCTTAGCAAATTACTAAAGCCAGGCTCTCTGATTGTGGTAGAAAGTACAATTGAGCCGGGATTTGTTGAAAATGAATTAATTTCAATTATTGAAAACAATGATCAAAAATTAAGAGTTGGCAAAGATTTTAGCATAGCTACATGCCCCGAGACTGCCAATCCTGGGGTAATAATGCATGATTTCAAAAAATTGCCACGACTAGTGGGTGGCATAGATGCAAGAACAACCGATCTTGTATCTGAAATATACAAGCATGTTTTTAATGTAGAGATGATAAAAATGCCTGACTGCAAAACAGCAAATGCTGCAAAACTCACTGCCAATGTATTTCGTGACATCAATATTGCATTTGTAAACGAACTTGCAATTTTATTTGAAAATCTTGGAATAGATATAATCAAAGTGCTAGAAGCATGTGATAAAAAATACAACTTTGAGACACATTATCCAGGAGCAGGAGTAGGTGGACCTTGTTTACCTGTAAACTCATATCAGATTCTAAATTCTGCACGAGGAATGGAAAATAATGGTATGTTAAGGATAATTCGAGCAGCTAGAGAGACTAACGAATCTATGCCATATCATGTTGTTGAGCTATTAGCTGATGCATTAAATGAAGCTGGCAAATCAGTAAAGGGCAGTACAATTGCAGTACTGGGGTTATCTTACAAGCCAAATGTAGGAGATGTTCAATTGTCCCCTGTTGAGGCAATAATAAAAAGACTAGATCAACTTGATGCAAAAATAAAAATTTATGATCCTTATTTCAAATCAACCGAAGTATTCTCACATAAGACTGAAGATGATCTTGTAAGTGCAATAATAGATGCAGATGCAGTAATAATTGCTACCGCACATAAAGAATTTCATAGTATAGAACCTACATTATTTACTGCCAAAATGAAAACTCCAGTTCTGGTAGATGCTAGAGGACTAATTGACATTCATGCCGCAAAAAAAGCTGGCTTAATTTTTAGAGGCATTGGACGTGGGGGAGTTTAA
- a CDS encoding class I SAM-dependent methyltransferase has product MNCISCGSTSFTPYSENSNMDLPVYKCIKCNLLVTGSTESEIRDKSKKIYTTTYWEERKAIQSLESNFMDKTSQYKWKHWKSQIEYCKPYLDNKKDLLEIGSGAGQSLFYFENIGYMVTGIEPDSRNVSLINSKLKHGQCITGFAEDSNIDGKFDIIWINHVFEHLIRPDLFLVKCKNNLREDGIIFIEVPECKNPKILNESIRENPSTFHFTRETLTNVVRNCGYKVIRCDSLRVPTLIEAGIWRIMKKCSFIPMNLYPYYPRLITDKNDGQLIRIILSKER; this is encoded by the coding sequence ATGAATTGTATTTCTTGCGGTAGTACGTCATTTACTCCCTATTCAGAAAACTCGAATATGGATTTACCCGTGTACAAATGTATAAAGTGTAATCTGTTAGTTACAGGTTCTACAGAAAGTGAGATCAGAGATAAATCAAAAAAGATCTATACCACCACATATTGGGAAGAACGAAAAGCAATTCAGTCTTTAGAGTCTAATTTTATGGATAAAACATCACAGTATAAATGGAAACATTGGAAGTCTCAGATTGAATACTGTAAACCATATCTGGACAATAAAAAAGATCTACTAGAGATTGGCTCTGGTGCAGGACAATCACTATTTTATTTTGAAAATATAGGATACATGGTAACTGGAATTGAACCAGATTCAAGAAATGTTTCTCTAATAAACAGCAAGTTAAAGCATGGACAGTGTATAACCGGTTTTGCAGAAGATTCGAATATTGATGGAAAATTTGATATAATTTGGATAAATCATGTTTTTGAGCATCTAATAAGACCCGATTTATTCTTAGTTAAATGTAAAAATAACTTGCGTGAAGATGGGATAATTTTCATTGAGGTTCCAGAATGCAAAAACCCCAAAATTTTAAATGAATCAATACGTGAGAATCCATCCACATTTCATTTTACGAGAGAAACCTTAACGAATGTTGTTAGAAATTGCGGATACAAAGTAATACGATGTGATTCATTACGTGTTCCAACACTTATTGAAGCAGGGATTTGGAGAATAATGAAAAAATGTAGTTTTATACCAATGAATCTTTATCCCTACTATCCTAGACTCATTACAGACAAAAATGATGGCCAACTAATCAGAATTATACTTTCAAAGGAACGATAG
- a CDS encoding glycosyltransferase family 4 protein, whose amino-acid sequence MKILFIAPRYTGGIGGHAARIARKLKEQGFDVKLMHAPHIPIKNLKNPSFALLSTLKAKMDKEKYDIVHAFNVPSAFAMRATKAKKKVLSVHGVYADQVGKIHSTTTKKMVDIAEPNMLKWPDKITTDSKAVQKAYKEKLGFDFEYLPAPLDVSLFKDIPDLPKIENQIAYVGRDSFEKGIDILRSIETQIKGKVVYCTDVSWKEAMMTLKASDLLVIPSRMESIPQVIKEAYYFRIPIVATNVGGVPEIITNNVTGILVPPNEPKKLTDAINQILENKELAKKLADAGYEYLIKNFTCDVLMPKYVNFYETLLKN is encoded by the coding sequence ATGAAAATTTTGTTTATTGCCCCAAGATATACTGGTGGCATAGGAGGACATGCTGCTAGAATTGCTAGAAAACTGAAAGAACAAGGATTTGATGTGAAATTGATGCATGCACCTCACATACCAATTAAAAATTTGAAGAATCCAAGCTTTGCACTATTGAGCACGCTAAAAGCAAAAATGGATAAAGAAAAATATGATATTGTTCACGCATTTAATGTGCCGTCAGCATTTGCTATGCGCGCCACAAAGGCAAAAAAGAAAGTTTTGTCTGTGCATGGAGTTTATGCTGATCAAGTAGGAAAAATTCATTCAACTACAACAAAAAAAATGGTAGATATTGCAGAACCAAACATGCTAAAGTGGCCAGATAAAATTACTACTGATTCAAAAGCAGTACAAAAAGCATACAAAGAAAAATTAGGATTTGACTTTGAATATTTACCTGCTCCTCTTGATGTATCATTATTCAAAGACATTCCAGATCTTCCAAAAATTGAAAATCAAATAGCATATGTTGGCAGAGACAGTTTTGAAAAAGGAATAGACATACTTCGAAGCATTGAAACTCAAATCAAAGGAAAAGTAGTTTATTGTACAGATGTTTCATGGAAAGAAGCAATGATGACACTAAAAGCATCTGATCTCTTGGTAATTCCATCAAGAATGGAAAGCATTCCACAAGTTATCAAGGAAGCATATTATTTTAGAATTCCAATTGTTGCAACAAATGTAGGCGGCGTTCCAGAAATTATTACAAATAACGTTACTGGTATTCTTGTTCCTCCAAATGAACCAAAAAAATTGACTGATGCAATCAATCAAATATTAGAAAACAAAGAACTTGCAAAAAAATTAGCTGATGCAGGTTACGAATATTTAATAAAAAATTTTACATGTGATGTATTGATGCCAAAATACGTTAATTTTTATGAAACCCTTCTCAAAAATTAA
- a CDS encoding glycosyltransferase family 4 protein: MKLLIAGAKTKFFHLKEFGDALERLGVDYKLVHDVDVYDGFPSRNISHWFQSTTKFDNLVEEFKPNAVFVDRQRHFSLAVIKKKIPLFMLLRGEYWTEIKWAKETLYKSPHRRLALWRWQKIAEKCFSGATEIIPICRYLETVVKEHYPNKPTHVLHGGIDASRWYPVNGMELKHPCVGLLQGAWIWGKTKEMLTLTKVLEAMPNVTFYWAGDGPYRDNVLETLKKYDNFKWLGPLEYPDKVREYLAAIDVYALVSGLDMSPLTLQEAALMERPVVATNAGGIPELMDNNNTGFLVEKGDHNGWIQKLFILINDNKKAKQMGTAGRDFVKDNFSWDQIAKKFITILDSTLQKS; encoded by the coding sequence TTGAAATTACTTATTGCAGGAGCTAAAACAAAGTTTTTCCATCTTAAGGAATTTGGTGATGCGTTAGAAAGACTAGGTGTTGATTACAAGCTGGTACATGATGTGGATGTTTATGATGGATTTCCGAGCAGAAACATTTCACATTGGTTTCAATCAACTACAAAATTTGATAATTTGGTAGAAGAATTCAAGCCTAATGCAGTTTTTGTGGATAGACAAAGGCATTTCAGTTTAGCTGTAATCAAGAAAAAAATTCCATTGTTTATGCTTCTTAGAGGCGAATATTGGACAGAAATAAAATGGGCCAAAGAAACATTATACAAATCTCCACATAGACGTCTAGCACTCTGGCGATGGCAGAAAATAGCGGAAAAATGTTTTAGTGGAGCTACAGAAATCATCCCAATTTGTAGATATCTTGAAACAGTTGTAAAGGAACATTATCCAAACAAACCCACTCATGTGTTACATGGAGGTATAGATGCTTCTCGCTGGTATCCTGTTAATGGAATGGAGCTAAAACATCCATGTGTTGGATTATTACAAGGAGCATGGATTTGGGGAAAAACCAAAGAAATGCTGACCTTGACAAAAGTATTAGAAGCAATGCCTAATGTGACGTTTTATTGGGCAGGAGATGGGCCTTACAGAGATAACGTCCTTGAAACACTCAAAAAATATGATAATTTCAAGTGGTTAGGTCCCTTGGAATATCCAGATAAGGTAAGGGAATACCTTGCTGCAATAGATGTTTACGCATTGGTAAGTGGGCTTGACATGTCTCCCCTCACGCTCCAAGAAGCTGCATTAATGGAAAGACCAGTAGTTGCAACAAATGCAGGAGGAATACCAGAATTAATGGACAATAACAACACGGGATTTCTAGTTGAGAAAGGAGATCATAATGGGTGGATACAAAAATTATTTATTCTAATTAATGATAATAAAAAAGCAAAACAAATGGGTACAGCTGGCCGAGATTTTGTTAAAGACAATTTTAGTTGGGATCAAATAGCAAAGAAATTCATTACAATACTTGATTCTACTCTTCAAAAATCATAA
- a CDS encoding glycosyltransferase family 39 protein, with protein MSSWNNIKNIVTKFKGLTTIGFTNIIASAISGLFWFYIARLLGTTHYGEVSYIIAISGIALTFSLFGSGNALLVYTAKGVKIQPPVYFISIVAIAIASIVLYFIFYNIGLCLLVVGNGIFGLSTLELLGLKSYKKYAQYFIIQRILMVVLAISLYYFIGYNGIIIGIGLSYFPALIQLYKVFRGSKIDFSLIKPRFSFLFISYILDISRTFGSSIDKIIVAPMLGFALLGNYQLGIQFLSVLTIFPSVVYYYLVPHDASGNPNARLKKISIVISVGLAIPSIVLSPFIVPILFPKFTEAVQVIQIVSLSIIPITISNMYISKFLGNEKIRIVLIGAGIFIAIQIPTILLFGKIFGVNGIALSYVLATTVEAIYLITIDRLYFKKRIIKFEDQSTKFEDQSTKFENQSTKFENQSTTNNRVSNIDFIERKIEFLVRNPIISIFILCTIGLFFRLYYFPYNVPLTLDALNSYFFYASDTSILGHFPTNHIVGNNGWPAFLSIFFTIFRFENTLDYMTLQRLITVSFSVLTIIPVYLLCRRFFEKPYALIGAAIFALEPHIIQNSLLGLTEPLYIILITLSLVLFFSSNKKITYASFAITGLASLVRTEGLFLFFPLIIMFYVKNRKGGGAIAKSAFAVSIFIATIIPMAIIRIKSYGQDSLSSRISDGVTGVLATSSVGKDSFIIFIKGIINIVEFTAWSLIPILICLVPIGIFLILKKKSSENITIIVTTISMSLPVVFAFYYLQDTRFIYPLFPIFCILSIFTIKKLGAKFKDQNIFLVLIIGGIILSSGIFLDIKKYDYEHQKESFGIAQSIISIAKGVNDYYPDDSFIKPAEIPQKWPVLSSTIPTNTIIIPTQGFDSLEKYIESSKSKGLTDLVVDGAKNRPYFLNDVFYHDEKYPYLVKVFDSWNHGYKYHLKIYKIEYQNFDQNK; from the coding sequence ATGAGTAGTTGGAATAATATCAAAAATATTGTTACAAAATTCAAAGGTTTAACCACTATAGGATTTACAAATATAATAGCTAGTGCAATTTCTGGTCTTTTTTGGTTCTACATTGCTAGACTATTAGGGACAACACATTATGGTGAGGTTAGCTATATCATTGCAATTTCTGGTATTGCACTTACGTTTTCACTTTTTGGATCTGGTAACGCTCTTTTAGTTTACACAGCTAAGGGAGTGAAAATTCAACCTCCAGTCTATTTTATTTCTATTGTCGCAATAGCAATTGCGTCTATTGTATTATACTTTATTTTTTACAATATTGGACTTTGTTTACTAGTTGTTGGTAATGGAATTTTTGGACTATCTACACTAGAATTACTTGGTTTAAAATCATACAAAAAATATGCACAGTATTTTATCATTCAAAGAATTCTAATGGTGGTTTTAGCAATTTCTCTTTATTATTTTATTGGTTATAATGGTATAATCATAGGCATTGGTTTATCTTACTTTCCAGCTTTGATACAATTATACAAAGTATTTAGAGGCTCAAAAATTGATTTTTCTCTAATAAAACCTCGTTTCAGTTTTTTGTTTATTAGCTATATACTGGATATTTCAAGAACATTTGGGAGTAGTATTGACAAAATTATTGTTGCACCAATGTTAGGTTTTGCTCTTTTGGGAAATTATCAGCTAGGAATACAATTTCTTTCAGTTTTAACCATTTTCCCTAGTGTTGTATATTATTACCTAGTACCACATGATGCAAGTGGAAATCCAAATGCGAGATTAAAAAAGATTTCAATTGTCATTTCTGTCGGTCTTGCAATTCCATCAATTGTGTTATCCCCATTTATCGTACCTATTTTATTTCCAAAATTCACTGAAGCAGTTCAAGTAATTCAAATCGTAAGTTTGTCAATAATACCAATTACCATAAGCAATATGTACATATCGAAATTTCTAGGAAATGAAAAGATTAGAATTGTACTTATAGGAGCAGGAATATTCATTGCAATTCAGATTCCAACCATTTTATTGTTTGGAAAAATTTTTGGAGTCAATGGAATTGCTTTGTCATATGTTTTAGCAACAACTGTAGAAGCAATATATCTAATCACTATAGATCGTTTGTATTTCAAAAAGAGAATAATAAAGTTTGAAGATCAAAGTACAAAGTTTGAAGATCAAAGTACAAAGTTTGAAAATCAAAGTACAAAGTTTGAAAATCAAAGTACTACTAATAATAGAGTTTCAAACATTGATTTTATCGAGAGAAAAATTGAATTTTTAGTAAGAAATCCAATTATTTCTATTTTCATACTATGTACCATTGGTCTATTTTTCCGATTGTATTATTTTCCTTATAATGTTCCATTAACTCTTGATGCACTAAATAGTTATTTTTTCTATGCAAGTGATACCAGTATTTTGGGCCATTTCCCTACCAATCACATAGTAGGTAATAATGGATGGCCTGCATTTTTATCAATTTTCTTTACTATTTTTCGATTTGAAAATACGCTTGATTATATGACATTACAACGTCTCATAACAGTATCATTTTCTGTATTAACAATCATTCCAGTTTACCTATTATGTAGAAGGTTCTTTGAGAAACCATATGCGCTTATCGGAGCAGCTATTTTTGCACTTGAGCCTCACATAATTCAAAATTCTTTACTAGGATTGACCGAACCGCTCTATATCATTCTGATAACGTTGTCATTAGTTTTGTTCTTTAGTTCAAATAAAAAAATTACATATGCTTCATTTGCTATCACAGGACTTGCATCTCTTGTTAGAACTGAAGGTTTGTTCTTATTTTTCCCATTAATAATTATGTTTTATGTAAAGAATAGAAAAGGAGGAGGGGCGATAGCCAAATCTGCATTTGCGGTTTCCATTTTTATTGCCACAATAATACCAATGGCAATAATTAGAATCAAAAGTTATGGACAAGATTCATTGAGTAGTCGTATATCAGATGGTGTAACTGGTGTCTTGGCAACATCATCAGTTGGAAAAGATTCGTTTATTATTTTTATAAAAGGCATAATCAATATAGTAGAATTTACTGCGTGGTCACTAATTCCAATTTTAATATGTCTGGTACCAATAGGTATTTTTCTCATACTAAAGAAAAAATCATCAGAAAATATAACAATAATAGTAACCACAATTTCAATGAGTTTACCAGTAGTTTTTGCATTTTATTATCTACAAGATACACGTTTCATATACCCATTATTTCCAATATTTTGTATTTTATCAATTTTTACTATAAAGAAATTAGGAGCCAAGTTTAAAGATCAAAATATATTTTTGGTTTTAATTATTGGTGGCATTATTCTTTCATCAGGCATCTTTTTAGATATCAAAAAATATGATTATGAACATCAAAAAGAATCATTTGGCATTGCACAAAGTATTATCAGCATTGCAAAAGGAGTTAATGATTATTACCCCGATGATAGCTTTATCAAACCAGCTGAAATACCTCAAAAGTGGCCAGTTCTGAGTTCAACAATTCCAACAAACACAATCATAATTCCTACCCAAGGTTTTGATTCCCTAGAAAAATACATTGAATCTTCAAAAAGTAAAGGTTTGACTGATTTAGTTGTAGATGGTGCAAAAAATCGCCCATATTTTCTTAATGATGTATTTTACCATGATGAAAAATATCCATATTTGGTAAAAGTGTTTGATTCTTGGAATCATGGTTACAAATACCATTTAAAAATATACAAGATTGAATACCAGAATTTTGATCAGAATAAATGA
- a CDS encoding asparagine synthase C-terminal domain-containing protein, with amino-acid sequence MGEFNHINPDSIKNALTLRYDSTQKTFLPKLTWKDFVEKPVREPSTHIEKTIRNTIKKNFNNSKLRVAIALSGGIDSTLILSLLRKTCPCLSIDAISVKFADSVDESVHAAKIAEKFEADHHVIYIENYLKELPKALSIIKLPFWDLHWYYVVKKTKSLSKTLVSGDGGDELFGGYTFRYKKFLSLIKPGFSPTEKVKAYLKCHERDWVPDQEDLFGKKAHFSWNEIYDTLKPYFDNPLPPIAQVFLADFNGKLLYNWTPIYTKIHKHFGVRSISPILSKELISYAVHLPYKLKYDNKRDLGKILLRKILRKYVSDSMMFKTKQGFSVNTINLLNSHGRELCDYYLSDARIIKEGWIKKEWVKKHIKKLDKNPDVRYVNKFLGLLAFEVWFRLFITKEIKPNDTLG; translated from the coding sequence GTGGGGGAGTTTAACCACATCAATCCTGATTCTATAAAAAATGCTCTTACTCTCAGATATGATTCTACACAAAAAACTTTTCTACCAAAATTAACATGGAAAGATTTTGTAGAAAAACCAGTTAGAGAACCTTCTACTCATATTGAAAAAACCATACGAAATACTATTAAAAAAAATTTTAATAATTCAAAACTAAGAGTTGCAATTGCTCTTAGTGGTGGCATAGATTCTACTTTGATTCTTAGCTTGCTAAGAAAGACATGTCCCTGTCTATCCATTGATGCAATTTCTGTTAAATTTGCTGATAGTGTTGATGAATCAGTACATGCCGCAAAAATTGCAGAAAAATTTGAAGCAGATCACCATGTCATATACATAGAAAATTATCTCAAAGAATTGCCAAAAGCATTAAGCATAATAAAACTCCCTTTTTGGGATTTACATTGGTATTATGTTGTTAAAAAGACAAAATCCCTTTCAAAGACTCTAGTATCTGGTGATGGCGGGGATGAGCTTTTTGGAGGGTATACTTTTAGATATAAAAAATTCCTGTCTTTAATAAAACCAGGTTTTTCTCCAACTGAGAAAGTAAAAGCATATTTGAAATGTCATGAAAGAGATTGGGTTCCTGACCAAGAAGATCTATTTGGTAAAAAAGCACACTTTTCTTGGAATGAAATCTATGATACTTTAAAACCATATTTTGATAATCCGCTTCCACCTATAGCGCAAGTTTTTCTTGCAGATTTTAATGGTAAACTATTATACAACTGGACTCCAATTTATACAAAAATTCACAAACATTTTGGAGTACGGTCGATATCTCCCATACTTTCAAAGGAGTTGATATCTTATGCAGTTCATTTGCCATACAAATTAAAATATGACAATAAAAGAGATCTAGGAAAGATCTTACTTAGAAAAATTCTTAGAAAATACGTAAGTGATAGTATGATGTTTAAAACTAAACAAGGTTTCTCAGTTAATACTATCAATCTGTTGAATTCACATGGACGTGAACTATGTGATTATTATTTGTCTGATGCAAGAATCATAAAAGAAGGCTGGATAAAAAAAGAATGGGTAAAAAAACATATTAAAAAACTTGACAAGAATCCAGACGTGAGATATGTGAACAAATTTCTAGGGTTATTAGCTTTTGAGGTTTGGTTTAGGTTATTTATTACTAAAGAAATCAAACCTAATGATACACTAGGTTGA